DNA from Ictalurus punctatus breed USDA103 chromosome 7, Coco_2.0, whole genome shotgun sequence:
aatgaatacatttaagaTTGATGAGTATTATCTTGCTTCATGATCACTTCTTCACCAAACATACCACAGATTTATATGATCTGTGCTACACACTAATATATGACGAATTAAATAAACCAAACTTTGTGTACACTGATTGAACATAAAGCAATTTCATCAAGCTAAGTGAAATTACTGTTAAATTTATAGCCCCTACCAATATGGCTGACGCGTTGACGTATGGAGTACGCCGGAAGTTGTACTTCTTATGTCCCGGATGTGATGCTGATCAGTTCATTGTCAACATGAAAGATGGCGACGCATCACAGGCAAAACGCTGCTGGTCGGAGGAAAGTCCAGGTAATATTTTATTAGCTCTTTTTACTAGTTTCAATATTTGAACGCGTCATATTTTTTCTGCACTTGATAACGTGAGAAAGATAAATATTTTCGTATTTATCCAAATGAAATCACGGTCGCTTCCGTAAACCTTATCAAAGTGCATTTTGGGTAATGCAGGGCTAATTCACAATGCATATTCGTCATGCATATTCTCCACCTGTATTGCGTTAAATCCCGCTTTCTGCGCCATTATTGGTTACCAACGCGTGTCCACAGATTGATCTCTTTCCTGGCCAATCATATCGCAGTGGGCGGGATCTTGTCAACCAATCCTCGCACAAGGATATTACTTTGTCGGAATACGGGTTGGAAAAATAACGCGTTTTGTTTTGCTAACTAATAGCTAggcgtttttattttatgtatgttAATAAACgactttgtttattatttaaaaataacatgaCAGCACAGTTTTTTAAGCCGTAACCGCCACGCTTTGTGTGTtcgggtttgtttttttattaacataaatCTGTTGATCTTCACGCACAGCTAGTCAGCGCACTAGCATACTGAGGATGTGAGTGTGTGCTCATGGCACCTTTTTATTTCAGCCCACAGCTGATTGTgagaaacctgtgatttgatgaGAGTGAGAGCGTTTCTTTATGGCGGAAATGCTGGAACTTATGATGGGTAAGGGATGAATGTGGAGTGTAAAGGTGTGTCGCTGTGTGCTTTCAGGTTTCCTACGTGATCAGAGACGAAGTCGAGAAGTACAACCGTAACGGGGTGAACGCCCTGCAGCTGGACCCCGCTCTGAACCGCCTCTTCACCGCGGGCAGAGACTCCATCATCCGCATATGGAGCGTCAATCAGCACAAGGTACAGCCgccatacagtacagtacacactGCGCTCACAGGAACACTCCGAGTAGACCACAGAATAAAGTTCCAGCAGAATAGAGTTTTATCAGAATGGAAAAGAGTTGTATCAAATTAGAACACAATAGAGCTTTATCAGAATAGGATAGAATTTTTTCAGAGCGGAGTAGAGATTTATCAGAATGGAATAGAGTTGTGTTAAATCAGATTACAGTAGAGCTTTAACAGAATAGGATATAATTTTGTCGGAGCAGAATAGAGTTTTATCAGAATGGTATAGTTGTATTAGAATACAATAGAGTTTGATCAGAGTAGAATTTTGTCAGAATAGAGTAGAATGCCGTTTTTATCCGAATAGAGTATTAAGTTAGACTACAATATGTTTCTGATAATAGAGTACAGTGGAATTTTTGTCAATAGCATAGTTTTATCAGAATAGAatagaggtgtttttttttttttttttaaacgttagaataaaacacagcataGTATAGTAGAATAGATTTAATGGAATTGAGTTTTATCAGGGAGAAAACAGAATAGTGCTATCAGAATATCATAGAATTAGTCAGAATAGAGTTTTATTAAACTAGAACCAGAGTTTTatcagcacaaaatgaaaaatatagaaTAGTTTTATTGTGAGACTATACTAGAAAAGGTTTGAATGGAAAATAATTGAATTGAGTGGCGTTTTATCAAAATAGAATTGAGGCTTATTAAATTAGATTGAGTTCTTATCAGAAGAGAATAGAGTTTTATAAGAATACAATAAAGTTttaatagaatagaacagaatagagGTTATTAGCATAGAGATTTGTCAGAATAGAATAGATTAATACAAAAGAATAGAAAAGTTTTAGCATAATATAATAGAGCCGTATAGGGTTCATTACAAAATGGCAGAATGGAATAAAGTTTTATCAGGAGAGATTAACACTTTGTAATCAAATTAGAATAGAGTTTTATCAGTAAAGAATAGCGTTTTATAGGTATACTGTGTGCTGCATTCGCCGTTGAGTGCCGCTGCAGAACTTTGATTACACGGTCCACGTTGTATATTCCTTTATTATTCTTCAGCTGCTCCCCTGATCATACTCGCACATTGTGTGTAAGAAACCATCTAAGATTATGGAATAAAGTAAACAATGTGCTTTACTGCAGCAGGATCCCTATATAGCTTCGATGGAGCACCACACCGACTGGGTGAATGACATAGTGCTCTGCTGTAATGGGAAGACGCGTAAGTCTGACCTGACgagtatttctttctttttaaaaaaaaaataaattgtgaaTTCTTTCAGAATCACTGACTAACTGTCTGATTATCTACTTATTTACTGACATTCTGACTGACTTCCATATTGATTAATTTAGTTAGTGACTGATTTTCTACTTGGTTATTGACTGACTTACTGACTAATGTGTTTGCTGActtattacttacttactattaTTTATATGTTGACATAGTAACTTACTTATTTACTAGCATACTGACTTTTTACTGATTTATTGACGCATGTaaattagggatgtcacaataccaaaaatctagtagtgggtaccgataccaccaaaagtacacagtacttgataccacggtgtggtataaaaataaaagaaaaaaactcctggaggacatcctcctggCTGacactggcaaaaagagagacagatggatattttagttatcaaacactgccTGACAATGACTGATAACACAGTGGAggctacaagtgctaaggtgcactcatAAAcgctcgtgcacacacacactcaatatatTCACTGAATATattctgaatgcaagcattagtttaaattcactgatatggtggcaggccaaaaatatttattaaaagcattaacatgtgaataattattgtgacattaggctacattttgctgacaggacacgggctgaattgCGATGCATGGTGgaccattcggaggtagtttataacactgcaatgtgttagtgtcgttaacaaataacttgtctatcgcaaacattagatggagcataacgttagctcgtttcacggccacaatgccagctgcctcaaacaaacataatattgGACCGTCTTTtcggtgcttcgccaaattccaggtgtttcctcgctttgtttgaaatgaacgatagcatcggctgcacaccggcttcagagcatcgGTTATATGTTTGTTGCCATCCATTTCGAATgcaaagtatttccatattccataccacGTTTCTTCTCTATGAGTCGGGGTGGAGCTAAACTTGACGCCGCCATCTgttgtagtttttcccgtgtgcttgtaggcgttcttcttctttaccacttgtggaccgactaaaacacttgcgtgtatttgctgcccccttcagttccagaagaattgcaaccttggTACTTTCATTATCAACGGTATCTAAgttactgcagaaaaacaagtaccgtcgcgttttaagaatgttggtaccgaagtatcggttctcgtgacatacCTAGTGTACATACTGACTTActtatttactgatttattgGCTGACTTACTGACTGACCTCTCTACTCATTGACTGATTATCTACTTCTTTACTGACTGATTTACTGAGTACGTGTTGAGTGAATTATTGACTCAGTGACGTGCTTACTGACGTACTGAATGACTTACTGACATAGTGAACTTAATGATTTACTGACCGAGTTAATGACTTattactgacttactgacttAATGGGAATACTTGCCATGAAAATAGCCACTGTTGCTGGCATGGcattaaaagaacaataaataaataaatctactgACTTAATGACTTATTACTGGTTTACTGACTGACTTACCTACTTGATGACTTTGACTTGCTTATCtgcttactgactgactgacagagttAATGACTGGCTTACTTATCTACTGACTTATCTACTGACTTACTTTGATTCACCAGTTGGTGAAGTCCTCTGACGTGggttacatatatttttttttttttcttctcctttttcttcCCCGTAGTGATTTCAGCATCATCAGATACTACAGTTAAAGTGTGGAACGCACATAAGGGCTTCTGCATGTCCACATTAAGAACTCATAAGGTAGGACCTAACTAACCAGGTCTTCTTCATGTAAATCACACATTTTAGTTATGTATAAAGTTCTATCATTTCTgatatgattatgatgatgatttgtTCCCTAGGACTATGTCAAAGCTCTGGCTTATGCGAAAGACAAGGAGCTGGTGGCgtcagctgggctggacagacAGATCTTTCTGTGGGACGTAAACACACTCACGGCTCTGACCGCCTCCAATAACACGGTCACCAGTGAGTGAACTTCCTCTTGGAaatttttatccttttttaagtttattttatGCTCCTTGCTTTTCAGTCAGATAAATGTGACGTATACCAAAAGATTCCTATCCTGTTAGTTCAATTAGAGTTGCTTTATAGTATAATCAGACTTAtataatttgatcattttgacTTGTTTTCATGGCAGCTTCCTCTCTGAGTGGGAACAAAGACTCGATCTACAGCCTTGCAATGAACCAGCTGGGCACCGTCATCGTCTCAGGATCAACAGAAAAGGTTCGAGAAATGacacctttttatttttcttttcttcaaaccTTCAAACAGTTTGACGTACGTAGATTAAGCCTAGTTTGAAAAACATTTAGGGGGAGGGGCCAAGCACTGTAATTTTGCTGTTCGTGAACTAAAACACACGAGTGTTATCTGTCGTTGATTAGTAGATTTGGTATACCTACGTAGCATGCAAACTGTATCTATGGTCCAGTATACAGCGTTCTACAGTTTGTTCGCTACACCAACATCTGCTGCATCAATGGCCTGCGGGAACCGGAAGAGTTTATGTTCTTTACGGTCTTTTTCTTGGAAGGTTTTAAGGGTCTGGGATCCGCGGACGTGCGCTAAGCTAATGAAGCTGAAAGGACACACGGACAACGTGAAATCGTTATTGTTAAACAGAGACGGTACTCAGGTATGTGTGTACACCCTTCCAGCCAGCctgcctgtttgtttgtttgtttgtttatttatttatttattggatgACATTATTGTATCTGTTCGTATATCCAGTGTCTGTCCGGGAGCTCGGATGGTACGATACGACTGTGGTCTCTGGGTCAGCAGCGCTGCATTGCTACGTACCGGGTCCATGACGAGGGCGTGTGGGCACTGCAGGCCAACGAAGCCTTCACGCACGTCTACTCAGGAGGTCGTGACCGCAAGGTCTACTGTACGGACCTTCGCAACCCTGATATCCGTGTGCTCATATGTGAGGAGAAGGCGCCTGTTCTCAGAGTAAGTGACAGGACATTGATTTTCTCTAATTTGGCTGCACCCACGTGAAAAAAagctttgttttttccccccacacattAGTGTCACCTGGTGGCCAAATGAATGAAAGGCAGCTATTAATTTGCAAGCAGGTCTGATGGCACAAAAAACAAAGCACAAGATTCAAATTTTTTGCCAAGTAATAGTTTGGCAGGTGTTGCAGGAGTATCTGAAGAATGCAAATTCTCACTAGTCAGAGTGTGTTGAGCTTCAAACAAGTTAAAACCTGGCCAGTGTTTAATCCCTAATATTTCAGTCTCCAGAATTATCTGCAGAAAGTGTGATGTCCAGTCTTTTTAAGATAATTTAAACAGTAAGGCTGTTTTCACATATTACTTAGTTTGAAGCTGTTTCTGGGAATTAATTCTGTGTTCGTGTTTATTTGAACCATCAGATGGAGCTGGACCGCTCAGCAGATccccctcctgccatctgggtGTCCACAGCTAAATCCTGCGTGAACAAATGGGTACCGCTTGCTCCTCCAATTTCTTCAAGTCAGAATGTTAAAGTCTAGTATTACGTATGACGTACGTTGAAGTCTCGATTCCGATTGGTTAGCTTGTTTCGATAGTAAcagaatattttattacatgaaCCTGCGTTTTATACTGTACAAATAGCTCATGCTCGCTCCCCCCCTTCCTTcaccagtctctgaagggaatGCACAACTTCCGAGCGTCGGGAGACTATGACAATGACTGCAGCACCCCGCTGACCCCTCTGTGTACACAACCTGAGCAGGCCGTTAAAGGTAAACTAAAAGGcttaaagttatttatttccTATTCACTTGTACGTGACGCGATACGATAACTGTGACTTcgtttttgtggggtttttttttttgtgcttgtaGGTGGTGCCAGCATAATTCAGTGTCACATCCTGAACGACAAAAGGCACATCCTCACCAAGGACACCAACAACAACGTGGCTTTCTGGGACGTGCTCAAGGTCGACGCAGCTCCTCGCGATTCAGGTTTGAACTGTCGTGTTTGGCAAGGCTTGATGGTTGTGTTCGACTTTTAGGCGTGTAAAGGGGAAGACCTTGGCAAAGTGGAGTTTGACGAAGAAGTAAAGAAGCGCTTCAAGATGGTCTACGTGCCCAACTGGTTTTCTGTGGACCTTAAGACAGGGGTGAGTGTTCGGCTTGAGAGCGTCACTGCGTGGAACCAAATCGCAATACGTGATGTATTTCTGTCGCCGCTTTAGATGCTGACCATCACCTTGGACGAGAGCGACTGCTTTGCTGCATGGGTGTCCGCCAAAGACGCCGGATTCACGAGTCCGGACGGATCGGACCCGAAGCGTAAGTTCCCggctgatttccaaattaaCTTTTTCTACTTGAACAACCAATTTCTTAATTGATGCTGTTGATttaaataactgcagctctgacagttgaggtttatatcaatgtgctctttttttatttttcttttatttttttccctggcCCAGTGAACCTGGGAGGACTTCTGCTCCAGGCTCTGCTCGAGTTCTGGCCTCGAACACACATCAATCcaatggaagaagaagaaggagaagttAATCACGGTAAAGCCACTCGTCCGGtcaaaaaacacatttactgaaGGTCTGACTGGCTCTTTTGGTCCGTAACAGCGTTGGGTTTCTTTGCTTCTGTAGTAAACGGCGAGCAGGAGAACCGGCTTCAGAAAGGCAACGGCTATTTCCAGGTGCCACCACACACGCCGGTGATCTTCGGCGAGGCAGGCGGAAGGACGCTGTTTAGGTAATCCCGGTTTTTCCGTGAGTGCCTGTTTGATTAATTCAGCACTAACAATTGAACGTTTATTGACCAACATCAGAAAGCACCTTCTCTACCTGAACTGTGCACATTGGTATTCAGACCTTGTATTACAGGCAATATACATgatatttatttcagtgtttttgaaGTGTTGCGCAATTTCTTTTTGCAGTCCGCATTTTCtatcactgattttttttttctttctttcgtatTTTAAAAGTAAGCACTTGTGTTTCAAGGTGCTAATAAACCTCCAACCTCCCTATCGAGTCCCTAAGCATTAAATGCGTAGGAATATTTGCGGCCTTGTTGAAACGAACGATTTTCCCTCGTCTTTGTTTCCCCTGTAGGTTATTATGCCGAGACTCGGGTGGAGAAACGGAGTCCATGTTGCTGAACGAAACCGTTCCGCAGTGGGTCATCGACATTACTGTGGACGTAAGTGTTTGCTCTCGTTCTCATGTCAAGCTACGGGACTGAAAAGCTACCTTTTTCAGCGCTGTGAGCTCGTTTACAGGTATTTTTCGAAAAGGGGTAGCAATTCGTATGGACAGATGCAGCGTTCCCAAATTACACGGAGTAGGCTAGAGTATAAAATGGGGCTAAAAAGAATTGAATCTTTTGTAATTAATGACACGTGTTTATTCAGAGCACTGTTTTTGCTTGCACATATGAAAGCTTTAAGACTTGTTTTGTCTCGTGTTCTAGAAAAACATGCCCAAATTCAACAAGATCCCATTCTACCTGCAGCCTCACTCGTCCTCCGGGGCGAAAACGCTCAAGAAGTAAGGCACTTCCACTTATGCACCTTTTACATTCATaatgaatattattatatattactattattaattaatactaTTATATTACATACTATTTATCActatcttgaaataatgagatagtatgtcatttattttaacttGACATCTCATTACTTTGACTGAATATCTTATTTCAGAATATTATTTTGAGTTATTTCAAGATATTACGCTGTTATTTTGAGTTATCTTATATCtatgttttttaaattcttatTATTTCAAGATGTTATTTTGAGTAATCTCATTTCAGCATGTTAGTGTTATCTCGTTATCTCAagatatgtttgtttttaatctcgTTATTTCAAGTAGTTAATATTTTGAGTTAATTCCTCGTTATTTCAAGACCTGTCCATTCTGGACTTCTGTAGTAAtgaaattacattttgtttaaaaaaaaaatagttaagaGTACCTTGTGTGGTGTGATGGAGACATTTACTGATACCAAAgcagtaaattaataatttcgGTTAGTTGTATTTAATTAGAGTAGCTAAACTGAATTAATCTCTAGCAGATGTAGCTGAGCTTCACCCAACCAATATCCTCAAACTGTCTGGAGGGatttaagttttttaaaaattattattagagTACCGTGCGTGTTCACGTGTACATTGGTACGTGGTTTATGGTGTATTACCGCTCCCCTGGCGTGTTTAGGGACCGTCTGTCGGCCAGCGACATGCTGCAAGTGAGGAAGGTGATGGAGCACGTCTACGAGAAGATCATCAACCTGGACACGGAGTCTCAGACCACAAGCTCATCGGGAACGGAGAAGCCCGGAGAGCAGGAAAAGGAGGAGGACATGGCCATGCTCGCCGAGGAGAAAATCGAACTCATGTGCCAGGATCAGgtctccacacacacccacacactccaTTTACTTTAACGCTTTTAAAACGAGGCCTGGTTCTATTTAACCTGCTTTTAGATCagcttcatttcattttttacacCTTGTTTAGGTTCTGGATCCAAACATGGACTTGAGGACAGTGAAGTATTTTATCTGGAAGAGTGGCGGAGACTTGACGCTTCACTACAGACAGAAGTCTACGTGAGAGTGATTGCAGCACGTCTCCCCCCCCCAATCTTTCACCGCTTTCCTTTCTTGTGTTTGCTCATGGAGAACATTCAGCACCATTCCTCTTCTCTGGCCATGAGACTGGAAATAGACTTTGTACAGTATACTAATCCAggacatttaaatatatatttttgttgcactttttgtctcttttttttctttttcttttcatttcaagtTGGTTGATGATGCACAGGGACATACTCAACCACCCAATGTTTCTGTTAAAGTATTCCTCAagcaaaaaaatgttatataaaatgcCCTGCGGATGTGCGTTTAGGTCAAAACATCCGAAACCCCCCCCgccaaaaaaaagagattgTCTTAGTATTTATGTGACAATCTGATTTTTACAAATCAGTCAGTGATAAGGCACTGAATAAGCTACAcggcttctgaccaatcacgtcCGATATTAGATAGTGACCCCCGGAAACTTCTAGTTAACATGGCTAACTTAGATATTCCTACATTTCATACTCCTGTATACTCTCACATCctagcattaaaaaaacaaacaaacaaaaaaaaaacacacacaccagcatcaATGTCCAGAAACATTCGGACGTTTTTGAGCATCCAGATCATTCCACGTAGATTTTCAGAATTCAGGGGTACTTCAAAAAACTTCCCGCATCCGTCACCTCCTTCTACTTCAGCCATAATAAAGCCAGAACTGGTGTTGGTAACTGCAAGGTGTGTTAAATGAGCTTTGAAGATGTTCTCGTAATTTCTTTCGTCGGTTCGGTTTGTAAATAGCTTGCTTTTGAAGTTATTATCCTGGGTTTATGACCAGTATTTTTGTAATCATCTAAAAATCTGGTGGAGAGagatgggtgggtggggggtctCAAAAGGATTTAAAGTCGTCTCGCTTCACATCAGTTACAAAAAATCTAAATGAGCAATTTAACCCTTTTGAATGGCGAGTTTATTATTCAGATTCGTCTTAAAAGGTTACAGTAAGTACAAGGAGGATGGTTTCtgggagtttaaagggttaaggATGTTTTGGAGTTGGTACACTATTTGGTACACCTTTCTGGCTACAAGCCTCAGGATCTTACAGATTTCATCTCTGATGGGTTGTTTATCCGCACTCCACTTATTCCACATCCTCAGAGATTTGTCTCAAATGACTTAAATTTAGCTCATAGATTCATGCATTTGAGTACAAAATGGAACTACAGTGCGTTATCATCTGAGTTTTGCTAGAATCCGGTAAGCTTTGTCTATAAACGTGGCTGAGACCCGACTGCTTTCACGCCGTCTGAGTGACATCACAAACAAATTTTAAAGATGTGATAAGAgaacctttttattatttttttaattatatatataaattaggcGATCTCTTCCTTgtcacagttgttttttttgtgtctggAATGACGTGTGCACAGAAAGTGAGTGCAAACTACATGATTCTGAAGCtggtggccagaaaagtgtacaaaagctACCTGCTCCCCGTGGTGGAAATTTTTATTTCTCGCCAAATGATTTCGTTAAAAATCCGGCTGAAATCCTGGAGAGCTAAACCCTGCTAGTTAATTTCTAACTTCCTGTCTGGTGGTGTATATGACCAGGAAATAAAACCAtgcttgggaaaaaaaaaagttgaaagtCACCAACAAGGTTAAAAAGAATCcatataaatactgtatatattgtattataacTAGACGGATGTTATGTAATTGACCTAAATACAGGATCATGATACTGTGCactgatttttgtgtgtgtcagtaatTTCCAAACTTATTATTCTGTATGTCCTAATAATACAATATTAtggtattataataataataataataataataataataataataataataataggcttCTCATTCACTGTAAGCACTCACTACATGGCTCATGTTGGGAACCAGTTGCGATTATCAAATTCAGCTATAAAATAGCCACgagtctgtatttaaaaaataaaccgaTCGAACTTTCCTCGCACTACGTCTGAGGTGCAGCAGAGTTCTTGGAGACTACGTCATTATTGAAAGGATTCCATTCCagtcttctctctctttattaatGCTGAAacttttttcaccttgtccAAGCCTACTGGTGCATAAATTCAAAGCTTGTTTAAAGATTAATCTATAGGTACCATGATACAGATCTGCCTAAAAAGCTGATGTGTTGTAAGTCCTgggccatctctctctctctctctctctctctctctctctctctctctctctctctttccctcccttgTAAGTTATTTCGTGTTGTCCTGGCAGAGTGTCCTGATGTCCTCCGCCAGCTTGAAGCAGTGAAGGATTCTGTTCCGCTCAGCCTGGAGTTGTTCGGCCGGTATGGTTCCTTGCAGTTTGCTCCCGAACAGCACTAGGTCCTGCATGAAGATTCCCACGGGCTCCTGGACTCCAGACGGCAGCTCGGTCAGCGTGCACGTGGTGAAGCGCAGGTGGATGCGTTTGCCACGGCTCAGGCCTTCAGCGCGCTCCTCTGTCCAGGTCAAGGGTCTGCGCAAAGGAGGGAGTATATAAAtgagttctcgattctgattggtcagaaagtcttgattatacattttattgtttctgTAATAATGGATCATTCACGGGAACTTGTACGGTGGCACCCATTTTTTACTAAAGAATTAATTGTCGGTCTGCTTAGTCAAACCACACCttcgtcgattattttcctctaactgCACGATGCACAGTGTTTCCTTCTTTACGATCTACATGTAAAAGACGACTTATGATTGTGTAAACGTCATGTGGCTCGACCTCGCCGAACTCACTTCTGATCCTTGGTTAACAAGCGGACCGTCATCTTGGTATGCTTCCTCTCCGGCTCCTCGACCATTGACGCCTCTTTAACGCTGAGCTCTCCGAAAAGATCCACCAGCCAGGTGAGGCGGGCAATGCCGCTGAACGACAGGAACCCGAATCCGCTCTTGAGCGGACCTCCTGGGTGTACGACACGGGACAGGAAATGAGGTCACTGACACTGCAACAGGTCGACGGCATATGCACACGATCGTACCTGTGAAATGCAGGCTTCCCTCTTCCAGCTGTTTCCCAGCTATGTCTTTCTTCAGCTGCTTGAAGTCGGGCGTGAGGAGCTCGATGTGTTCCTCGTGCAGGACCAAACCTGTAAAGACGGTGTACGTTCAATGGTGTCTATCGCCGCCGTTTACACTGGCGTCATTTTCCGCCGCTCTCACATAGAGTTTTTATTCTGCACGTTATTTCGAAATATTATCTCACCCTTCTGCTGCGCTTGGTCCAACAGGTTAGCGGCAGCACTGTAGCTGAGGGCCATGggatactccacacacacatgtttccCTGCTTCAAGAAACCGGCTGAACGAAAATTTAACCGCACAGCAAAACGTCAGATGCTTTTTGCATTATATTTCTTTGCCTCTTATTCAGCACAGGCACATGTATAGCACTCGGATTCTACAGAATGACTTCTTAAGGACCGAGGACTAAACGGTTTGGTGGCTCACCTGATGTATTCTTCGTGGCTGACGTTTTCCGTGCACAACAAGGCCACCTGAATGTCGCTGCGGCTCAGCGCCTCCTCTAAAGGGATCTGTTGGACTCCCTGCTGCTCCACTGTCCTCCTACACGTCAGAAAAAGCCGTTAACGCCAGTTTTATTCTGCGAGATGATTCGAAGGAAATCTTAGACGGATTCTGTAACAGATTGTATCTCATCTCAAATGACACTGACCTAGACACCAAGCCCTTAAGAGTGAAGATTTCTGCAGTGCTGGATGGCAGAGGCGTGAGAAGGTCTCGGATCCTGACCCGGCCTGCCATGCCAACGCCTACCACCACACACCCAAACATGTCacctgagggaaaaaaaaaaataaaaaatctaatctGAATGAGGTGGACCTGGCTAAAGTTATCACAATAGAAAAGTAATTTC
Protein-coding regions in this window:
- the blvra gene encoding biliverdin reductase A (The RefSeq protein has 1 substitution compared to this genomic sequence) produces the protein MFGCVVVGVGMAGRVRIRDLLTPLPSSTAEIFTLKGLVSRRTVEQQGVQQIPLEEALSRSDIQVALLCTENVSHEEYISRFLEAGNHVCVEYPMALSYSAAANLLDQAQQKGLVLHEEHIELLTPDFKQLKKDIAGKQLEEGSLHFTGGPLKSGFGFLSFSGIARLTWLVDLFGELSVKEASMVEEPERKHTKMTVRLLTKDQKPLTWTEERAEGLSRGKRIHLRFTTCTLTELPSGVQEPVGIFMQDLVLFGSKLQGTIPAEQLQAERNRILHCFKLAEDIRTLCQDNTK
- the blvra gene encoding biliverdin reductase A isoform X1 codes for the protein MFGCVVVGVGMAGRVRIRDLLTPLPSSTAEIFTLKGLVSRRTVEQQGVQQIPLEEALSRSDIQVALLCTENVSHEEYISRFLEAGKHVCVEYPMALSYSAAANLLDQAQQKGLVLHEEHIELLTPDFKQLKKDIAGKQLEEGSLHFTGGPLKSGFGFLSFSGIARLTWLVDLFGELSVKEASMVEEPERKHTKMTVRLLTKDQKPLTWTEERAEGLSRGKRIHLRFTTCTLTELPSGVQEPVGIFMQDLVLFGSKLQGTIPAEQLQAERNRILHCFKLAEDIRTLCQDNTK